A window from Gemmatimonadaceae bacterium encodes these proteins:
- a CDS encoding cation transporter has protein sequence MTRDRAELVRRGLLLNYLTIGYNTMEAVIALVAGLGTGSAALVGFGFDSVIEVTASGAAQWRLRADVAPERRDHVERRTRRIVAWCFLMLAVYVSGDSAKSLWLRERPARSMLGIAILALSVVVMPMLARAKSRVARAMRIDTLESESRQTSLCAYLSAIALGGVALNALAGWWWADPVAALLMVPIIAREGVGALRGDRCSDDACAPQGRSSPG, from the coding sequence ATGACGCGTGATCGCGCGGAGCTCGTTAGGCGGGGACTGCTACTCAACTATCTCACCATCGGTTACAACACGATGGAAGCCGTCATCGCCCTCGTCGCTGGTCTCGGTACGGGCAGCGCGGCGCTTGTCGGGTTTGGTTTCGACAGCGTGATCGAAGTTACCGCGAGCGGTGCCGCTCAGTGGCGCCTGCGCGCCGACGTCGCGCCCGAGAGGCGCGATCACGTCGAGCGGCGCACGCGTCGGATCGTCGCATGGTGCTTTCTCATGCTCGCTGTCTACGTCAGCGGTGACAGCGCCAAATCGCTCTGGCTGCGCGAACGACCTGCCCGCAGCATGCTCGGCATCGCGATTCTCGCACTCTCTGTCGTTGTGATGCCGATGCTCGCCCGAGCCAAATCGCGTGTCGCACGAGCGATGCGAATTGATACGCTGGAAAGCGAATCCCGGCAGACATCACTGTGCGCCTACTTGTCGGCCATCGCGCTCGGCGGGGTCGCGCTCAACGCGCTCGCCGGATGGTGGTGGGCCGATCCTGTTGCCGCGTTGCTCATGGTACCGATCATTGCTCGAGAGGGAGTCGGCGCATTGCGCGGCGACCGATGCAGCGACGACGCATGTGCGCCTCAAGGCCGATCATCTCCTGGTTAG